Genomic segment of Pochonia chlamydosporia 170 chromosome 1, whole genome shotgun sequence:
GACATCAAACTCAACTACAGTCCCATCAGCTGGTGCTAGCATGTTGGTGCCTTCGGCAAACATTTGAACGTCACAACACCGGAATCAGATTGACGGGTTCAGCACCGCCAACAATGGTCTGCAATTCGTGCAAACGGCCTAACGGATTAATGTTCGGAGCGATTGGCTCATCAGCTCTGCCCTACTCGCTCAAGCTTACAAGCCCAATGTGCTGGGGCACTTGCCAGCAAGATACACCCATCCTACATATGTAACCGTTCGCTTGTCGTTCATCACCCCCATCCAATCGACTTATAATTATGTCACCTCAGGCAGTTTTAGTCTTCATCGCGCAGAGTAAGCTCTTGGCTGTAGTTCCCTTTCCATAGTCAATATAACACCACTAACAGCTTGCTGCCGGAACTTCGCTTCGAAGGGGCTACGTTCACTACTCGGATGCGACTTGCCTTGAGCTGTTCTCCAGCGCCCTCGTGGGCCAGGAAACATGCCCCAGTATGTCCTACAAATAGCTTCATCTTTCAGCTCATTGTTTGTTAGTCTCTAATTCATCCAAAGACATACTATCCACGTCGTTGGAGCGGAACACCCACATAGACTGGGAAGATGTCATCGATTTTGTTGACCCTTTTGGTGACCGTCGAGGTTGTGTGTTTGACAGCGTCTGGATATTCGACATTGACAAAAAGGTGCTATTCCTCAGAAAACGATATCAATTCAGTTTTGTCTCCCTTGAACTTGCTCAGAGACGACTGCTCACTCTGGACGACTTTACCCTGCTTGACTTACCTAGCCCAGTACCAGCAGAGGAGGAGCTCTCAGGGCAGTACTGGGAGCCTAAATTGGATCCCCTTCCGCGGATAAAGTCACTTGTTGGCAAAATGCTTCGCGATTTTGCCTACACTTGGCGCCATGTACTCAGGAGACCAATGAAAACTGCTACATTTACGAAACTCGCATATGCCACCATCTGGATATCAACATTGGATTTTACTTTGATAGAGCGCATTGGATTCGAACATGTCTCTAGTAGTCCTCGTGGGCCGTatgttgatgtggttgacCTCCCAAGCTGGGAGACGCCTACGGCGACTCTCGTTCAAGTCGGAACATCATGGTTTGCTCTTGAACAAAACTTTCGAGAAGGTTTTGAGATGGTACGGCGTCATATGGCCAGTCTTACAGAAAGTTCTACAACAAATATGAGAACATATGTCATCCTGACTCTTCGGCAAGTTGTTCTCTGTAAGTTCCAAGGGAGTGAACTTACCTGGACAGGGCCCGAGACGCTCTTTGGAGACGATTATAAATCCGATACTGCTATCGACATGATTCTCTGGGCGATTAATACGACCTCCACCGAGCCGGGACCCAGTGCAATGAACTCTCTCCCTGTTGAGATCCAAGACAGGATTCTTTACTATGCAACAACCAGCCCTATTGCGTCGGCCAAATTAGGCTGTGAGTTTGGTGTAGGATCGCCCTTCACTTGGAAGGAAAGTGGTTTGCCGATTACTCTCCAACCCAACAAAAGACACAGAACGCAAAGTTCACCAGTGGAATCCCAGATTTACTTCGGTGGAGTGATGAGCGGCTTATCTTATAAGGGGGAGCGCAGAGCCCAAGTAGTAGCTCCCATTCTACCTATGCCCTATCCTCTCGGGCCGCGTAGATAATATGCGATGTCAACATTGCCCCGAGTCATGGGGCCTGATATCTTGCAATCATGGGCGCTGGTAAGTCAGTCGAGACGGGTGGTCTGTCCTAGATGTTGAATCTGACTGTACAGCGCTTGTTGGCTGGTGAAGCTTTTCCATGTTAGCATGCAATCACAATGAGAAACAATTAGTTAATACATATATTCATGTTGTTTTAGCATGTTATCTTCCCGTGCATACACATCGGAAACACCCGAaaaaacatcatcatcacagatCGCAAACGCCGAACATCATCATTTACCACCAACAATATCTCGGAATCCATCGTAGCCACGCCTTCAACCCGCAACAGCCTTCTCGTCCAATTCCTCAGACGAAGCCTTCATATTTTCCGACCTAAACTCATCCACCTCCGTCTTCCTCCACTTCCTCGCCGATACCCCCTGCTCAAACAAAACGTCCATTTCTCCCGCACTCCTACCCTTCGGCTCCGGCAGACGAAAATACGCCCATACAAAGCTCACTAACGCCAAGGGTGCCCATACAAAGCCTCCCTTTCCGCGTAAATTCCAAGCCGTGGGGTTTAAAATCGGATTATTGAGAAAATTGGCGCCAATGGAAATGATGTTGTACGCAtttctcgccatggccaccgtCTTGATACGCAGACGAGTAGACGGTATTTCCGTCACCATGCAGTAACATACCGGCCCAACCGTCACGTCATACACAAACGTAAATATCATCAAGAGAGTACCTGTGCCGTACGCAATGCCCTCTCCAGGAGCAGGGATGCCGAGAAACCCGACAAGCATCAGAATGGCAAACATGATGCCCAACCCCCAGAGATACAATCTTCTCCGGCCGACGTACTCCATTGCCCACCACGAGCAGAGAGTCCCAAAGAGAGCGACGGCATTATGGccgaggttgaagttgaatgCTTGCCGTGTGCTAAAACCAGCTTGCTCCAGGAAATACAAGACGTTGCCGCCAAACCATATGCCGCATGTGACTTGGACAATCCAGACGCAGCAGGTGATTTCTGTTCGGCGAAGATCAACCCCCGTGAAGAGGTCCTTGTATGAGGTTCCTGCGCTGACAGCCTTTTCATGGGCATTTGTGTgaatcatcatggcgacGTTTTGATCAACGTCATAGTCTGAGTCCTTGGCTGAGACCATTTTCCGAAGCGTCTTCTTAGCATCTTCGATGCGGTCTTGGCGGACAAGCCACCATGGGGACTGGTATATATTAGTATTAATATCTTACACAGCAATTATGGGGTGTTGCAAACCTCTGGCGCGAAAAAAATGCCAACGATGATGGGAATGGGCCAAAACCACTGGGTTGCGTACGGAATTCTCCATCCCCATTCATCTGTTCGTTCAAGAAGGCCAGTCAAGAGACCTGCAGAAATCATTTGCCCAATAACCCACTTTCACCCTGTTAGCTACCTGTCGTAAATCATCTTCACCAGGAGAAACAGTGCACTTACACACATGTTGCAATATGTAGTCAGGTAAGGCCGCAAAGGCATCGGACTAATCTCAGCAGCATACGttgccgtcaatgtctgAAATGCACCCCAAGGCATACCACACAATATTTCCCCAATGAGCAGCATCGTCAAGTTTTGTGCAAAGAACATGATGAATATCACGCCAATCATCATGACCTGCGCTCCAAAAAAGGTCTTCTTATAGCCGTACCGGTCGGCAATAACACCAGCTATCCAGAGGCCAAAAATCTCACCTACTTGGACCGCGGCCTGTAGCCCAGATTGCCAAgtggccgtaagttggtaCGTTCCGTCACCAACTGGCTCGCCGAATTTACGCTGAAACTGGGGATAGCCGAAGAAACCGCCTAGGAGGGAAGTATCGTACCCTTCCATGATGAGCGAGAGTGACATGAccatggagaagaaggccggTTTGGGGTACATGCGGATGGCTTGGAAGAAGGTGAGTTTCTTCTCGAATGCCGTGGCCGCTGCGGCGTCTTGAGTAAGGTCGCCTAGGTTGGAGACCGTGTTGGCCATTTTCACGAGGACGGTGTCATCGAGCTGAACTGGCCGGGTGGCAAGATGACTTGTTTCAATGACATCTTGTTGGCGAGGAGTGCTTGCTGCCTGTGTTTCTTGGTggttggccatgctgattCTCCTCGTGAAGTTTGGCTACATGAGTTGCAGTTTGGTTACGCGATTAAGAACTTTCCGGATTATTTGAACATGAGATCTTCTGGGGACATCTCCCCTTGATAAACTTGCAACAAGACAGTTGCAACTCCTCAACATCGGTCATCTCTCCACCGAGTTCAAACAAACCCCAAGAACTGAACCAATCACCACAGCTACGCATGCCGATTTGGCTGAATATTCAAAGCCACATCTTTTCCCAGTAAACTGGAAAAGACATTG
This window contains:
- a CDS encoding MFS alpha-glucoside transporter (similar to Neosartorya fischeri NRRL 181 XP_001261590.1) — encoded protein: MANHQETQAASTPRQQDVIETSHLATRPVQLDDTVLVKMANTVSNLGDLTQDAAAATAFEKKLTFFQAIRMYPKPAFFSMVMSLSLIMEGYDTSLLGGFFGYPQFQRKFGEPVGDGTYQLTATWQSGLQAAVQVGEIFGLWIAGVIADRYGYKKTFFGAQVMMIGVIFIMFFAQNLTMLLIGEILCGMPWGAFQTLTATYAAEISPMPLRPYLTTYCNMCWVIGQMISAGLLTGLLERTDEWGWRIPYATQWFWPIPIIVGIFFAPESPWWLVRQDRIEDAKKTLRKMVSAKDSDYDVDQNVAMMIHTNAHEKAVSAGTSYKDLFTGVDLRRTEITCCVWIVQVTCGIWFGGNVLYFLEQAGFSTRQAFNFNLGHNAVALFGTLCSWWAMEYVGRRRLYLWGLGIMFAILMLVGFLGIPAPGEGIAYGTGTLLMIFTFVYDVTVGPVCYCMVTEIPSTRLRIKTVAMARNAYNIISIGANFLNNPILNPTAWNLRGKGGFVWAPLALVSFVWAYFRLPEPKGRSAGEMDVLFEQGVSARKWRKTEVDEFRSENMKASSEELDEKAVAG